A single Ascochyta rabiei chromosome 4, complete sequence DNA region contains:
- a CDS encoding Homoserine kinase: MPTLIKVPCSSANIGPGFDVIGLALNLYLELEVAVTSKDRSEHSLNCRITYEGVGAEDVPLVAQDNLITRTAVYVLRCHGVRAFPAETHVHVKNPIPLGRGLGSSAAAIVAGVHLANEVGNLKLSKARMLDYCLMEERHPDNVAAALYGGFVGTYLNELSPEDTERLEIPLSEVLPEPAGGVDTGLRPPQPPLNIGHYTKFPWSADIKCICIIPQFEVSTASARAVLPESYSRKDAIFNMQRLAVLTTALGQSPPDPDMIYTAMQDKLHQPYRRGLIPGLTEILQSVTPQSHPGLLGICLSGAGPTILALATGNFDSIANHLLAEFKKEGIACDWKLLQPAQDGATVTNSLNTTQAEAMTYASSGVSIDAGNQLVQQIKASTKSTRRPGADGEIGGFGGLLDLQAAGYTEAPILVGAIDGIGTKVKIAFEMGKHDTVGIDLVAMNVNDLVVQGAEPLMFLDYYACSKLDIASAAKFIEGVANGCRQSGAALVGGETAEMPGIYQEGEYDAGGAAIGAIKKGATILPDTAAMQEGDILLGMSSSGVHSNGFSLVRKIVERSGLSFHDAAPWSPEHNIGTALLTPTKIYVKPLLAAVRKNLLKGMAHITGGGLSENIPRMLPKTLTAELDAKTWPLPDVFKWLKKTGSLEHSEFQRTFNTGLGMVIVVSPENAKATLELLRAEGQNVFEIGRLIKRGEEEVIVHNMNVWN, encoded by the coding sequence ATGCCTACTCTCATCAAGGTGCCGTGCTCGTCGGCCAACATTGGGCCCGGCTTCGACGTCATCGGCCTCGCCCTCAACCTCTACCTCGAGCTCGAGGTCGCCGTCACCAGCAAGGACCGCTCGGAGCACTCGCTCAACTGCAGGATCACCTACGAGGGCGTGGGCGCAGAGGACGTGCCGCTCGTCGCCCAAGACAACCTCATCACGCGCACCGCCGTCTACGTGCTGCGCTGCCATGGCGTCCGCGCCTTCCCCGCTGAGACACACGTGCACGTCAAGAACCCCATCCCGCTGGGCCGCGGACTGGGCTCGTCGGCCGCCGCCATTGTCGCGGGCGTGCACCTGGCCAACGAGGTCGGCAATCTGAAGCTGTCCAAGGCGCGCATGCTGGACTACTGCCTCATGGAGGAGCGCCACCCGGACAACGTCGCCGCGGCGCTGTATGGAGGATTCGTGGGCACCTATCTGAACGAGCTGTCGCCCGAGGACACGGAGAGGCTGGAGATTCCCCTCAGCGAGGTCCTGCCTGAGCCCGCTGGCGGTGTCGACACGGGCCTGCGCCCGCCGCAGCCGCCCCTCAACATTGGCCACTACACAAAGTTCCCCTGGTCCGCCGACATCAAGTGCATCTGCATCATCCCCCAGTTCGAGGTCTCCACCGCTTCCGCCCGCGCCGTGCTCCCCGAATCCTACTCGCGCAAGGACGCCATCTTCAACATGCAGAGGCTCGCCGTCCTCACCACTGCGCTTGGACAGTCCCCGCCAGACCCTGACATGATCTACACCGCCATGCAGGACAAGCTCCACCAGCCCTACCGCCGGGGACTCATCCCCGGACTCACCGAGATCCTCCAGTCCGTCACCCCCCAGTCACACCCCGGCCTCCTCGGTATCTGCCTCTCAGGTGCTGGTCCCACCATCCTCGCCCTCGCGACCGGAAACTTCGACTCCATCGCGAACCACCTCCTCGCCGAGTTCAAGAAAGAGGGCATCGCATGCGACTGGAAACTCCTGCAGCCCGCCCAAGACGGCGCCACAGTCACCAACTCCCTAAACACCACACAAGCCGAAGCCATGACCTACGCCTCGTCAGGCGTCAGCATCGACGCCGGCAATCAGCTCGTCCAGCAGATCAAGGCTTCCACAAAATCCACACGGCGACCCGGCGCAGACGGCGAGATTGGTGGCTTCGGCGGTCTCCTCGACCTGCAAGCTGCCGGCTACACAGAAGCGCCCATTCTGGTGGGTGCCATTGACGGCATTGGCACAAAGGTCAAGATTGCCTTTGAGATGGGCAAGCACGACACCGTCGGCATTGATCTAGTCGCCATGAATGTCAACGACCTTGTCGTCCAGGGCGCCGAACCTCTCATGTTCCTCGACTACTACGCCTGCTCCAAGCTCGATATTGCCTCAGCCGCCAAGTTCATCGAGGGTGTTGCAAATGGGTGCAGACAGTCGGGCGCTGCGCTTGTGGGTGGTGAGACAGCAGAGATGCCTGGTATCTACCAAGAAGGCGAGTATGACGCTGGCGGTGCAGCCATTGGCGCAATCAAGAAGGGCGCCACCATCCTCCCCGACACAGCGGCCATGCAAGAAGGCGACATCCTTCTCGGTATGTCGTCAAGCGGTGTGCACTCTAACGGCTTTTCGCTCGTCCGCAAGATTGTCGAGCGCAGCGGTCTATCGTTCCACGACGCTGCGCCGTGGTCACCAGAGCACAACATCGGCACTGCTCTCCTCACACCCACCAAAATTTATGTCAAGCCCCTCCTCGCTGCCGTCCGCAAGAACCTCCTCAAGGGCATGGCACACATCACCGGCGGCGGCCTGTCGGAAAACATTCCCCGCATGCTGCCCAAGACACTAACCGCCGAGCTCGACGCAAAGACTTGGCCACTGCCCGACGTGTTCAAGTGGCTGAAGAAGACCGGAAGCCTCGAGCACTCCGAGTTCCAGCGCACTTTCAACACCGGTCTTGGCATGGTCATTGTTGTGAGCCCCGAAAACGCAAAAGCCACACTCGAGCTGCTGCGCGCCGAGGGTCAGAATGTGTTCGAGATTGGGCGGCTGATCAAGCGCGGCGAGGAGGAGGTCATTGTTCATAACATGAATGTTTGGAATTAG
- a CDS encoding Malate dehydrogenase (oxaloacetate-decarboxylating) → MAPRSSQHKKSEKFGHLPLSTSGPQKTTLTGNALLQTPYFNKGTAFTAEERAIFKLHGLMPDNVQTLDEQVRRAYEQYKSRPSDIAKNTFMTSLKEQNEVLYYRLILDHLKEMFSVIYTPTEGEAIANYSRLFRKPEGCFLNIGDADRVEDDIRQWGNPEDIDIIVVSDGQQILGIGDQGVGAILISVAKLVIYTLCAGIHPSRTLPVVLDCGTDNKELLDDDLYLGLRQPRASGEEYDKFVEKFVTAAKKRFPRAYIHFEDFGLNNARRILDKYTPEIACFNDDVQGTGCVTLAAVMAAFKVSETKWDDARFVMFGSGTAGTGIADQITDAISQRTGKSKEEAGKQIWCVDKPGLLLEGKKDQLTPAQVGYARKDSEWEGKDHGDLLSVVKEVKPHVLIGTSTKPGAFTEEVVREMAKHVDRPAIFPLSNPTRLHEAKPQDLYEWTDGKVLVATGSPFDPVKHDGKEYEISECNNSVTFPGIGLGAVLSRTRLMTPALLVAAVEALAAAAPVVTGSGSGLLPDVEDVREISVQIAKNVIKKAVEDELAQEKDIPTNDDELEEWIREQMWKAEYRPLELVDHKEADAHAKGEMGTGSQQREARF, encoded by the exons ATGGCACCGCGCTCCAGTCAGCACAAGAAGAGCGAAAAGTTTGGCCATCTGCCTCTGTCTACTTCGGGGCCGCAGAAGACTACTCTTACA GGAAATGCCCTCCTACAAACGCCATACTTCAACAAGGGAACCGCCTTCACTGCTGAAGAACGGGCAATCTTCAAGTTACATGGTCTCATGCCTGACAATGTCCAGACACTTGATGAACAAGTGCGCCGCGCGTACGAACAGTACAAATCCCGACCTAGCGACATCGCGAAGAACACGTTCATGACAAGTCTGAAAGAGCAGAACGAGGTTCTGTACTACAGACTCATCCTTGATCATTTGAAAGAGATGTTCTCGGTTATCTATACACCGACTGAGGGCGAGGCCATCGCAAATTACTCGAGGCTCTTCCGGAAGCCCGAAGGTTGCTTCCTCAACATCGGCGACGCCGACCGCGTAGAGGATGATATCAGACAATGGGGCAATCCTGAGGACATTGACATTATCGTTGTTAGCGACGGTCAGCAGATCCTGGGTATTGGGGATCAAGGCGTCGGGGCTATCCTCATCAGCGTAGCCAAGCTGGTGATATATACACTCTGCGCAGGGATCCACCCGTCGCGGACTCTGCCTGTGGTATTGGACTGTGGTACAGAC AACAAAGAGCTACTCGATGATGACCTCTATCTTGGCCTGCGACAGCCCCGTGCTAGTGGCGAAGAGTACGACAAGTTCGTGGAGAAGTTTGTCactgctgctaagaaacGATTCCCGAGAGCCTACATTCACTTCGAGGACTTTGGTCTGAACAACGCGCGCAGGATTCTTGATAAGTACACACCCGAGATCGCCTGCTTCAATGATGATGTGCAGGGAACAGGTTGTGTGACTTTGGCTGCTGTCATGGCGGCCTTTAAGGTCAGTGAGACAAAGTGGGATGATGCGCGCTTTGTCATGTTTGGATCCGGCACTGCAGGTACAGGAATCGCGGATCAGATCACAGACGCTATATCGCAGCGAACCGGCAAGTCGAAAGAGGAGGCTGGAAAGCAGATCTG GTGTGTTGATAAGCCAGGTCTTCTGCTGGAAGGCAAAAAAGACCAGCTCACTCCAGCTCAGGTCGGATATGCCCGTAAAGATAGCGAGTGGGAAGGTAAAGATCACGGCGATTTGCTCTCTGTGGTGAAGGAAGTGAAACCACACGTTCTCATCGGCACATCGACCAAGCCTGGTGCTTTCACAGAGGAAGTCGTGCGAGAGATGGCGAAACACGTCGATCGTCCAGCCATCTTCCCCCTGTCGAATCCCACAAGGTTGCATGAGGCAAAGCCCCAAGATCTGTATGAATGGACTGACGGTAAGGTACTGGTCGCTACTGGCTCGCCTTTCGATCCTGTAAAGCACGACGGCAAGGAATATGAAATTT CTGAATGCAACAACTCTGTAACTTTCCCTGGTATTGGCCTTGGCGCGGTCCTCAGTCGAACACGCCTCATGACACCCGCGCTCCTCGTGGCTGCAGTCGAAGCGCTAGCCGCCGCAGCGCCAGTTGTTACCGGCTCCGGTTCAGGCCTGTTACCAGACGTAGAAGATGTACGTGAGATCAGTGTTCAGATCGCCAAAAACGTCATCAAGAAAGCTGTCGAGGACGAGCTAGCTCAGGAAAAAGACATCCCGACCAACGACGACGAACTGGAAGAGTGGATCCGCGAGCAGATGTGGAAAGCAGAGTACCGGCCGCTGGAACTAGTCGACCACAAAGAGGCGGATGCTCATGCCAAGGGAGAGATGGGGACGGGTAGCCAACAGAGAGAGGCACGCTTCTAG